The following proteins come from a genomic window of Corallococcus sp. NCRR:
- the glsA gene encoding glutaminase A, translating to MAKGIWSRKGRAAVGLVCAVGLWGAPGVGLAAQAPATAQRTQRTPDTAAVSATEAKDALQRAHARFKGVKAGKNADYIPSLAKVDPNLFGIVLVTVDGRVYSVGDSEHPFAIESVSKPFTLARILEDVGADQVEKKIGANATGEPFNSITAIEQNEEAKRPPAGNPLVNAGAITAVSMVPAKDADERWSRIQGTFEDFAGRQLSVNEDVYRSESATNTRNRAISWLLKSYDALPGDPMEALDLYTRQCSVNVTAKDLAIMGATLANSGTNPVTGKRVVDADNAQKVLSLMLTTGLYENSGDWSFTAGLPAKSGVGGGIVAVVPGRFAVATFSPPLDKAGNSVRGQKAVEAIVTELGGDVFSGGPKQAARSGGGVSGQR from the coding sequence ATGGCGAAGGGAATCTGGAGCAGGAAGGGGCGGGCGGCCGTGGGGCTCGTCTGCGCGGTGGGGCTCTGGGGGGCGCCAGGGGTGGGGCTGGCCGCGCAGGCGCCCGCCACCGCGCAGCGGACGCAGCGCACGCCCGACACCGCGGCGGTGTCCGCGACGGAGGCGAAGGACGCGCTGCAGCGGGCACACGCGCGCTTCAAGGGGGTGAAGGCCGGCAAGAACGCGGATTACATCCCGTCGCTGGCGAAGGTGGACCCGAACCTCTTCGGCATCGTGCTGGTGACCGTGGACGGGCGTGTCTACTCGGTGGGTGACTCGGAGCATCCCTTCGCCATCGAGTCCGTGTCCAAGCCCTTCACGCTGGCGCGCATCCTCGAGGACGTGGGGGCGGATCAGGTGGAGAAGAAGATCGGCGCCAACGCCACCGGCGAGCCCTTCAACTCCATCACCGCCATCGAGCAGAACGAGGAGGCGAAACGGCCGCCCGCGGGCAACCCGCTGGTGAACGCGGGCGCCATCACCGCGGTGAGCATGGTGCCGGCGAAGGACGCGGACGAGCGGTGGTCCCGCATCCAGGGCACGTTCGAAGACTTCGCCGGGCGGCAGCTCAGCGTGAACGAGGACGTCTACCGCTCCGAGTCCGCCACCAATACGCGCAACCGCGCCATCTCCTGGCTGCTCAAGTCCTACGACGCGCTGCCCGGCGACCCGATGGAGGCGCTGGACCTCTACACGCGCCAGTGCTCGGTGAACGTCACCGCGAAGGACCTGGCCATCATGGGGGCCACGCTGGCCAACAGCGGCACCAACCCCGTCACCGGCAAGCGCGTGGTGGACGCCGACAACGCGCAGAAGGTGCTGTCGCTGATGCTCACCACGGGCCTCTATGAGAACTCCGGGGACTGGTCCTTCACCGCGGGCCTGCCGGCCAAGAGCGGCGTGGGCGGCGGCATCGTGGCGGTGGTGCCCGGCCGCTTCGCGGTGGCGACGTTCTCCCCGCCGCTGGACAAGGCGGGCAACAGCGTGCGCGGCCAGAAGGCGGTGGAGGCCATCGTCACGGAGCTGGGCGGGGATGTCTTCTCGGGCGGCCCCAAGCAGGCGGCCCGTTCAGGTGGGGGCGTGTCCGGCCAGCGATAG
- a CDS encoding glutathione S-transferase family protein translates to MITISAFKWVPPFAQGVVRDLRVRWALEEAGLPYEARLIDPQVQKSADYRAQQPFGQVPVFQEDGLTLFESGAIVVHLASRSEVLFPRDEAGRARALTWVFAALNSLEIYVQQLAEIDLFVPDAQWAKLHRPDVVARLDHRLGELATWLGDREYLEDRFTAGDLMMTTVLRILRHTDMLDAHPTLKAYKERCEARPAFQRALTAQLEAFQQHERRGA, encoded by the coding sequence ATGATCACCATCAGTGCATTCAAGTGGGTGCCGCCGTTCGCGCAGGGCGTGGTCCGTGACCTCCGGGTGAGGTGGGCGCTGGAGGAGGCGGGCCTGCCGTACGAGGCGCGGCTCATCGACCCGCAGGTGCAGAAGTCCGCGGACTACCGCGCGCAGCAGCCCTTCGGTCAGGTGCCGGTGTTCCAGGAGGACGGCCTGACGCTCTTCGAATCCGGCGCCATCGTGGTCCACCTCGCGTCGCGGAGCGAGGTGCTCTTCCCCAGGGACGAGGCGGGCCGGGCGCGCGCGCTCACGTGGGTGTTCGCGGCGCTGAACTCGCTGGAGATCTACGTCCAGCAGCTCGCGGAGATCGACCTGTTCGTGCCGGATGCCCAGTGGGCGAAGCTCCACCGGCCCGACGTGGTGGCGCGGCTCGACCACCGCCTGGGCGAGCTGGCCACCTGGCTGGGAGACCGCGAGTACCTGGAGGACCGCTTCACCGCGGGCGACCTGATGATGACCACGGTGCTGCGCATCCTCAGGCACACCGACATGCTCGACGCCCACCCCACGCTCAAGGCCTACAAGGAACGCTGTGAGGCCCGGCCCGCGTTCCAGCGCGCGCTGACCGCGCAGTTGGAGGCCTTCCAGCAGCACGAGCGGCGCGGCGCCTGA
- a CDS encoding arylsulfatase: protein MTSKAKTSGNGHGKQAKQKPNILVIWGDDIGFWNISAYNQGMMGYRTPNIDRIAKQGAMMTDCYGQQSCTAGRAAFITGMNPLRTGLTTIGMPGAKYGLQDSDPTIAEMLKPLGYTCGQFGKNHLGDSNPYLPTHHGFDEFFGNLYHLNAENEPECPDYPKDPSFKARFGPRGVLHSWATSRKDVTEDPRWGLVGGQRIEDTGPLTKKRMETVDGEFLEGALGFMERAVEEGKPFFLWHNTTRTHVWTFLQEKYRNATGYGLYADAMRELDDIVGALLDKLDELGIADNTLVVFSTDNGVEKMGWPDGGNSPFRGEKGSTWEGGVRVPCVVRWPGVVEPGRVINDIFAHEDWMPTLVAAAGGPADLVEKCKGGYKVGHKTFRVHLDGYDQTGLLAGTEEGRRNEFIYVLDSGDLAAVRYKDWKIIFSYQDGEGPDMWFSGKRFSPAWPYLINLRSDPFEYGPHSGLYTQWYGERMFTFVPAQMLVKQFAESLIEFLPSQAPGSLSIGPLKERVKQKMAQARKQHEEPSVGDQVMSLANEVEQFIHRFQQSHH, encoded by the coding sequence ATGACAAGCAAGGCGAAAACCTCGGGCAACGGACATGGCAAGCAGGCGAAGCAGAAGCCCAACATCCTGGTCATCTGGGGAGATGACATCGGCTTCTGGAACATCAGCGCCTACAACCAGGGGATGATGGGCTACCGCACGCCCAACATCGACCGCATCGCGAAGCAGGGCGCGATGATGACGGACTGCTATGGCCAGCAGAGCTGCACCGCGGGCCGCGCGGCGTTCATCACCGGCATGAACCCGCTTCGCACGGGGCTCACCACCATTGGCATGCCGGGCGCGAAGTACGGCCTGCAGGACTCCGACCCCACCATCGCGGAGATGCTCAAGCCGCTGGGCTACACCTGCGGCCAGTTCGGCAAGAACCACCTGGGCGACTCCAATCCCTACCTGCCCACCCACCACGGCTTCGACGAGTTCTTCGGCAACCTCTACCACCTCAACGCGGAGAACGAGCCGGAGTGCCCGGACTACCCCAAGGACCCGTCCTTCAAGGCGCGCTTCGGCCCGCGCGGCGTGCTCCACAGTTGGGCCACGAGCCGCAAGGACGTCACCGAGGATCCGCGCTGGGGTCTGGTGGGCGGCCAGCGCATCGAGGACACCGGCCCGCTCACCAAGAAGCGCATGGAGACCGTGGACGGCGAGTTCCTGGAGGGCGCGCTGGGCTTCATGGAGCGCGCCGTGGAGGAGGGCAAGCCCTTCTTCCTCTGGCACAACACCACGCGCACGCACGTCTGGACGTTCCTCCAGGAGAAGTACCGCAACGCCACGGGCTACGGCCTCTACGCGGACGCGATGCGGGAGCTGGACGACATCGTCGGGGCGCTGCTGGACAAGCTGGACGAGCTGGGCATCGCGGACAACACCCTGGTGGTCTTCTCCACCGACAACGGCGTGGAGAAGATGGGCTGGCCGGATGGAGGCAACAGCCCGTTCCGCGGGGAGAAGGGCTCGACGTGGGAGGGCGGCGTGCGGGTGCCGTGCGTGGTGCGCTGGCCGGGCGTGGTGGAGCCGGGGCGCGTCATCAACGACATCTTCGCGCACGAGGACTGGATGCCCACGCTGGTGGCGGCGGCGGGCGGCCCCGCGGACCTGGTGGAGAAGTGCAAGGGTGGCTACAAGGTGGGCCACAAGACCTTCCGGGTCCACCTGGACGGGTACGACCAGACGGGGCTGCTGGCGGGCACGGAGGAGGGCCGCCGCAACGAGTTCATCTACGTGCTCGACAGCGGCGACCTGGCGGCGGTCCGGTACAAGGACTGGAAGATCATCTTCAGCTACCAGGACGGTGAAGGCCCGGACATGTGGTTCAGCGGCAAGCGCTTCAGCCCGGCGTGGCCCTACCTCATCAACCTGCGTTCGGACCCGTTCGAATACGGGCCGCACTCCGGCCTGTACACCCAGTGGTACGGCGAGCGCATGTTCACGTTCGTCCCGGCGCAGATGCTGGTGAAGCAGTTCGCGGAGAGCCTCATCGAGTTCCTGCCCAGCCAGGCTCCGGGCAGCCTGAGCATCGGGCCGCTGAAGGAGCGCGTGAAACAGAAGATGGCACAGGCGCGCAAGCAGCATGAGGAGCCCAGCGTCGGAGACCAGGTCATGTCGCTGGCCAACGAGGTGGAGCAGTTCATCCACCGCTTCCAGCAGTCGCACCATTAG
- a CDS encoding formylglycine-generating enzyme family protein, translated as MHRNDSRDATPDVEPTDTAARPGRAPFPDMVWIPGGTYWMGSDHHYPEEAPAHQVTVSGFWMDRFTVTNEQFARFVEATGYVTVAQRPLNPADYPGATPETLVPGSLVFQKARGPVDLGNVANWWSYVPEACWKHPEGRRSSVKHRRDHPVVHIAFEDAEAYATWAGKTLPTEAEWERAARGGLDRNEFCWGNDFTPNGEHLANTWQGYFPWQNLREDGHEGTCPVGAFPPNGYGLHEMAGNVWEWTTDWYQERHQGNKGKACCIPVNPRGPATARDSQAPSTPAITIPRRVLKGGSHLCAPNYCRRYRPAARSPQAVDSGASHIGFRCIVRP; from the coding sequence ATGCACCGGAATGACAGCCGCGACGCCACACCCGACGTGGAGCCCACCGACACCGCCGCGCGCCCCGGCCGGGCTCCGTTCCCGGACATGGTGTGGATTCCCGGCGGCACGTACTGGATGGGCTCCGACCATCACTATCCGGAAGAAGCCCCCGCGCATCAGGTGACCGTCTCCGGCTTCTGGATGGACCGCTTCACCGTGACGAACGAACAGTTCGCCCGCTTCGTCGAAGCCACCGGCTACGTCACCGTCGCCCAGCGCCCGCTCAACCCCGCGGACTATCCCGGCGCCACACCGGAGACGCTCGTCCCCGGCTCGCTCGTCTTTCAGAAGGCCCGGGGGCCCGTGGACCTGGGCAACGTGGCCAACTGGTGGAGCTATGTCCCCGAGGCCTGCTGGAAGCACCCCGAAGGCCGCCGCTCCTCCGTGAAACACCGCCGCGACCACCCCGTCGTCCACATCGCCTTCGAGGACGCGGAGGCCTACGCCACCTGGGCCGGCAAGACGCTCCCCACCGAAGCGGAGTGGGAACGCGCCGCTCGCGGCGGACTGGACCGCAACGAGTTCTGCTGGGGCAATGACTTCACCCCGAACGGCGAGCACCTGGCCAACACCTGGCAGGGCTACTTCCCGTGGCAGAACCTCCGCGAGGACGGCCACGAAGGCACCTGCCCCGTCGGCGCCTTCCCGCCCAATGGCTACGGCCTGCATGAGATGGCCGGCAACGTCTGGGAATGGACCACCGACTGGTACCAGGAGCGCCACCAGGGCAACAAAGGCAAGGCGTGCTGCATCCCCGTCAACCCGCGCGGCCCCGCCACCGCGCGGGACAGCCAGGCCCCCTCGACGCCCGCCATCACCATCCCTCGCCGCGTCCTCAAGGGCGGCAGCCACCTGTGCGCGCCCAACTACTGCCGCCGCTACCGCCCCGCCGCGCGCTCGCCCCAGGCCGTGGACAGCGGCGCCAGCCACATCGGCTTCCGCTGCATCGTGCGCCCCTAG
- a CDS encoding aspartate:alanine exchanger family transporter codes for MRVITRHTVLVVGAAALGLAAAALAQGTSAPGASPAPHGVFGRLLGALGHQPFILLFLVVAGGYALGKVQVKGVGLGATAATLLLGMVVSLWAFQSFHVTYAIPEFTSTVFFNLFIFAIGMKVGPQFIGGLQREGRHLLVLSLLVPLASALLVYLARFVFHLGPGLMAGILSGANTATPGFGAAQAALGGGAVKLPPGTTLEQARANLTTSYALLYSVSMVIFTVMVKVLPKAFGRDAAADAKAMEKALAGEQQAPLPGTAESFLRGNASVHVRVFRVESPEVDGHSLAQLAHLAPRAGIERVLHAGRVYLPEEGLVLHRGDEVAVAGPVGLLLQGPTRIGPEVNSPLGDVRVETVEIVAHKADLVGHTLGELAREEGHGLYLNAMFRAGDALPIDPDEVIRRGDVLRVTGSRRRLEALQKRVGHLVRPSLVTDIITLALGLSLGAFLGAITVPVGGVKFSLGSAVGLLIVSIGLSILRTHNPAFGGPFPEASRELLEDLGLNVFIAILGINAGAGVASAVAGGTLMPILVVGTIAALVPPIIAWAVGQYLMKMNTAVLMGAVAGARCNSAGMRASQEATNSIVPAIGYPVTFAVSNLLLTLICYLFALMG; via the coding sequence ATGCGAGTCATCACCCGTCACACCGTGCTCGTCGTGGGGGCCGCGGCCCTGGGGCTGGCGGCCGCCGCGCTGGCCCAGGGCACGTCCGCGCCCGGCGCGTCCCCGGCCCCACACGGCGTCTTCGGCAGGCTGCTCGGGGCGCTGGGCCACCAGCCCTTCATCCTGCTGTTCCTCGTCGTCGCGGGGGGCTACGCGCTGGGCAAGGTGCAGGTGAAGGGCGTGGGCCTGGGCGCCACCGCGGCCACGCTGCTGCTGGGAATGGTGGTGAGCCTCTGGGCCTTCCAGTCCTTCCACGTCACCTACGCCATCCCGGAGTTCACCAGCACGGTGTTCTTCAACCTCTTCATCTTCGCCATCGGCATGAAGGTGGGGCCGCAGTTCATTGGCGGCCTCCAGCGCGAGGGCCGCCACCTGCTGGTGCTGTCGCTGCTGGTGCCGCTGGCGTCCGCGCTGCTGGTGTACCTGGCGAGGTTCGTCTTCCACCTGGGGCCGGGGCTCATGGCCGGCATCCTGTCCGGCGCGAACACCGCCACGCCGGGCTTCGGCGCGGCGCAGGCGGCGCTGGGCGGCGGCGCGGTGAAGCTGCCCCCGGGCACGACGCTGGAGCAGGCCCGCGCGAACCTGACCACGTCCTACGCGCTGCTCTACTCCGTCAGCATGGTCATCTTCACGGTGATGGTGAAGGTGTTGCCGAAGGCCTTCGGCCGGGACGCGGCGGCGGATGCGAAGGCGATGGAGAAGGCGCTCGCGGGCGAGCAGCAGGCTCCCCTGCCCGGCACCGCCGAGTCCTTCCTCCGGGGCAACGCGTCCGTGCACGTGCGGGTGTTCCGCGTGGAGAGTCCGGAGGTGGACGGGCACTCGCTGGCGCAGCTTGCGCACCTGGCGCCGCGCGCGGGCATCGAGCGGGTGCTGCACGCGGGCCGCGTCTACCTGCCGGAGGAGGGGCTCGTCCTGCACCGGGGGGACGAGGTCGCCGTGGCGGGCCCGGTGGGGCTGCTGCTGCAGGGGCCCACGCGCATCGGGCCGGAGGTGAACTCACCGCTGGGAGACGTGCGCGTGGAGACGGTGGAGATCGTCGCGCACAAGGCGGACCTCGTCGGGCACACACTGGGGGAGCTGGCCCGCGAGGAGGGCCACGGCCTCTACCTCAACGCGATGTTCCGCGCCGGGGACGCGCTGCCCATCGACCCGGACGAGGTCATCCGCCGGGGTGACGTGCTGCGCGTGACGGGCAGCCGCCGGCGCCTGGAGGCGCTCCAGAAGCGCGTGGGCCACCTGGTGCGGCCCAGCCTGGTGACGGACATCATCACCCTGGCCCTGGGCCTGTCGCTGGGCGCCTTCCTGGGCGCCATCACCGTGCCGGTGGGCGGGGTGAAGTTCAGCCTGGGCTCCGCGGTGGGGCTGCTCATCGTGAGCATCGGGCTGAGCATCCTGCGCACGCACAACCCGGCGTTCGGAGGCCCCTTCCCGGAGGCCTCGCGCGAGCTGCTGGAGGACCTGGGCCTCAACGTCTTCATCGCCATCCTGGGCATCAACGCGGGCGCGGGCGTGGCGAGCGCCGTCGCCGGGGGCACGCTGATGCCCATCCTGGTGGTGGGCACCATCGCGGCGCTGGTGCCGCCCATCATCGCGTGGGCGGTGGGCCAGTACCTGATGAAGATGAACACCGCGGTGCTGATGGGCGCCGTCGCGGGGGCGCGGTGCAACAGCGCCGGCATGCGCGCGTCGCAGGAGGCCACGAACAGCATCGTGCCGGCCATCGGCTATCCGGTGACGTTCGCCGTGTCGAACCTGCTGCTCACGCTCATCTGCTACCTCTTCGCGCTGATGGGCTGA
- a CDS encoding porin, which yields MRKGRGWAGILGVLAALGAEAGAPAKDGGGPPKVETPPKDKGFAVTSEDGNYKLGVGLQSGYKLEPVWDDGQSKARTAFPFLRPRLYGNMFRPWISFWTSLELASPGAPYLLDSFVDLQPWKALGVRAGQFYTPISRHESLGPQQILFPEFAAVANYFWTGRDKGVTLMGTTKTLEYYAGIFGGSPLRSITSDPGRWVSNVRLTVSPMGPMGYGELPYIMSDDKGSPFRVSFTVQGAGGKVERRDENFNVETGGFDVTDEGLRKFATGGVDFMLQAQRFTFYAEGWLERTQPEDPAGPNYTSVGAWGQADWVFYKKVLDAGVRLSWLNASLDLDDDTLYIVEGQLAWFVDAPFLAFKLRYQFAHQDAPNPAQQGAVQLAREPGSSNLVTLQLNLAF from the coding sequence ATGCGCAAGGGGCGGGGCTGGGCGGGGATTCTGGGCGTGCTCGCGGCGCTGGGCGCGGAGGCCGGGGCGCCGGCGAAGGACGGCGGGGGTCCTCCGAAGGTGGAGACGCCCCCCAAGGACAAGGGCTTCGCCGTCACGTCGGAGGACGGGAACTACAAACTGGGGGTGGGCCTCCAGAGCGGCTACAAGCTGGAGCCCGTGTGGGACGACGGCCAGTCCAAGGCCCGCACGGCGTTCCCGTTCCTGCGTCCGCGCCTCTACGGCAACATGTTCCGGCCGTGGATCTCCTTCTGGACGTCGCTGGAGCTGGCGTCGCCGGGGGCGCCGTACCTGCTGGACTCGTTCGTGGACCTGCAGCCCTGGAAGGCCCTGGGGGTGAGGGCCGGGCAGTTCTACACGCCCATCAGCCGGCACGAGTCCCTGGGGCCGCAGCAGATCCTCTTTCCGGAGTTCGCCGCGGTGGCGAACTACTTCTGGACCGGCCGCGACAAGGGCGTGACGTTGATGGGGACCACGAAGACGCTGGAGTACTACGCGGGCATCTTCGGCGGCTCGCCCCTGCGCTCCATCACGTCCGACCCCGGCCGGTGGGTGTCCAACGTGCGGCTCACGGTGAGCCCCATGGGCCCCATGGGCTACGGCGAACTGCCGTACATCATGTCGGATGACAAGGGCTCGCCCTTCCGCGTGTCCTTCACGGTGCAGGGCGCGGGCGGCAAGGTGGAGCGGCGCGACGAGAACTTCAACGTGGAGACGGGCGGGTTCGACGTCACCGACGAGGGCCTGCGCAAGTTCGCCACCGGCGGCGTGGACTTCATGCTCCAGGCCCAGCGCTTCACCTTCTACGCGGAGGGCTGGCTGGAGCGCACCCAGCCGGAAGACCCCGCGGGGCCGAACTACACCAGCGTGGGGGCGTGGGGGCAGGCGGACTGGGTCTTCTACAAGAAGGTGCTGGACGCCGGGGTGCGGCTGTCCTGGCTGAACGCGAGCCTCGATCTGGACGACGACACGCTCTACATCGTGGAGGGGCAGCTCGCGTGGTTCGTGGACGCGCCCTTCCTGGCCTTCAAGCTGCGCTACCAGTTCGCGCATCAGGATGCTCCAAACCCCGCGCAGCAGGGAGCGGTGCAGTTGGCCCGCGAACCGGGCTCGTCCAACCTGGTGACGCTCCAACTCAACCTGGCGTTCTGA
- a CDS encoding FAD-dependent oxidoreductase, translating into MQARSSQMQVLIVGGGLVGLSTALFLAHQGVRSLVIEKHAGTSLHPRARGFHARTVELLRSTCAREQVERAGSVPAGTVVGELVAATLAGPVHSWKTRTVSTQRSEVSPCPYVFLGQDRLEPILLDAARSQGVEVRFRQELTGFTQDAQGVRATVLDRETGEVSTVEAAYLIGADGVRSPVREALGIAPRGRGSFGHNISTLFDADLSAVQREVPLAFAVITHPEVGGVIAATDVKDRWIHATRIDVSREKAEDFTEARWTERLRTVTGIADLKPTLHGTFVWEAAERVAERFGSGRVFLAGDAAHQMPPTGGFGANTGIHDAANLAWKLAAVLNGHAGPALLETYDAERRPVAAATANQAGLLALRMAKQPLPADAEFVDEDAITLGYRYGEGPPLPKTFVPTGEPGTRAPHVWLEGSKSTLDLFGNGFVLLAGGEAWGRAGQSLTERMPLRVHEAHGWQQAYGVGDEGACLVRPDGMVAARWSGPVQDAEQVLKAELETVLSGRFSARWPRTA; encoded by the coding sequence ATGCAAGCCCGATCCTCGCAGATGCAGGTGCTCATCGTCGGAGGGGGCCTCGTGGGCCTCTCGACGGCGCTGTTCCTCGCCCACCAGGGCGTGCGCTCTCTGGTCATCGAGAAGCACGCGGGCACCTCGCTCCATCCCCGCGCCCGGGGCTTCCATGCGCGCACCGTGGAGTTGTTGCGGTCCACGTGCGCGCGGGAGCAGGTGGAGCGGGCCGGGTCGGTTCCCGCGGGCACGGTCGTGGGGGAGTTGGTGGCCGCCACGCTCGCGGGGCCGGTGCACTCGTGGAAGACGCGGACGGTGTCCACGCAGCGGTCGGAGGTCAGCCCGTGCCCGTACGTCTTCCTGGGACAGGACCGGCTGGAGCCCATCCTCCTGGATGCCGCGCGGAGCCAGGGCGTAGAGGTGCGCTTCCGGCAGGAGTTGACGGGCTTCACGCAGGATGCGCAGGGCGTAAGGGCCACGGTGCTCGACCGCGAGACGGGCGAAGTATCCACCGTGGAGGCGGCGTATCTCATTGGCGCGGATGGCGTGCGCAGTCCGGTGCGTGAGGCGCTGGGCATCGCGCCGCGCGGCCGGGGCTCCTTTGGCCACAATATCTCCACACTCTTCGACGCGGACCTCTCCGCCGTGCAGCGAGAGGTGCCGCTGGCCTTCGCGGTGATCACGCATCCGGAGGTGGGTGGCGTCATCGCGGCCACGGACGTGAAGGACCGGTGGATCCACGCGACGCGCATCGACGTGTCCCGGGAGAAGGCCGAGGACTTCACGGAGGCCCGGTGGACGGAGCGCCTGCGCACCGTCACCGGCATCGCGGACTTGAAGCCCACGTTGCACGGGACCTTCGTGTGGGAGGCCGCGGAGCGCGTCGCGGAGCGTTTCGGTTCAGGCCGTGTCTTCCTGGCTGGAGACGCGGCGCACCAGATGCCGCCCACGGGAGGCTTTGGCGCCAACACCGGCATCCACGACGCGGCGAACCTGGCGTGGAAGCTGGCCGCGGTGTTGAACGGCCACGCGGGCCCCGCGCTGCTGGAGACCTACGACGCCGAGCGGAGGCCCGTGGCCGCCGCCACCGCGAACCAGGCCGGGCTGCTCGCGCTGCGGATGGCGAAGCAGCCGCTTCCAGCGGACGCGGAGTTCGTCGACGAAGACGCCATCACCCTGGGCTACCGCTACGGAGAAGGGCCGCCGCTGCCGAAGACGTTCGTCCCCACGGGCGAACCCGGCACGCGCGCTCCGCACGTGTGGCTGGAGGGCAGCAAGTCGACGCTGGACCTCTTCGGCAACGGCTTCGTCCTGCTCGCGGGAGGTGAGGCGTGGGGCCGTGCGGGCCAGAGCCTCACGGAGCGCATGCCCCTGCGCGTTCACGAGGCCCACGGCTGGCAGCAGGCGTATGGGGTAGGGGATGAAGGCGCCTGCCTCGTGCGCCCGGACGGCATGGTGGCCGCACGGTGGAGTGGGCCCGTCCAGGACGCGGAGCAGGTGCTCAAGGCCGAGCTGGAGACGGTCCTGAGCGGTCGCTTCAGCGCACGCTGGCCCAGAACGGCTTGA
- a CDS encoding glutamate decarboxylase: MPLHGRDEVRDRINDDVYASPDLSIPMPKFRIPDDEHSAEHAYAVVHDELLLDGNSRQNLATFCQTWAEPQVHRLMDECLDKNMIDKDEYPQTAEIETRCVNMLADLWHAPDVNNSIGTSTTGSSEAAMLGGLALKWRWRKRREAEGKPTDKPNLICGPVQICWHKFARYFDVELRQVPLAPGRMTLTPQEVLKYCDENTIGVVPTLGVTFNLVYEPVQAISEALDDLQRRTGLDIPIHVDAASGGFLAPFIHKDVVWDFRLERVKSINASGHKFGLTPLGCGWVVWRDKNDLPDELVFRVDYLGGDMPTFALNFSRPGGQIVIQYYNFLRLGKEGYRRVQQACSDTANFMAKAIEQIGLFDILYDGRGGVPGVCWKMKDGVNPGFTLYDLADRMRERGWQVPAYPMPANLQDLVVQRVLVRHGVSRDLATLLVHDLVASIEHFRRHPVGTPMSKQEASGYHH; the protein is encoded by the coding sequence ATGCCGCTGCATGGAAGGGACGAAGTCCGCGACCGCATCAACGACGACGTCTACGCCTCACCGGACCTGTCCATCCCAATGCCCAAGTTCCGCATCCCGGACGACGAGCACAGCGCGGAGCACGCCTACGCGGTGGTGCACGACGAACTGCTGCTGGACGGCAACTCGCGGCAGAACCTGGCCACCTTCTGCCAGACGTGGGCCGAGCCCCAGGTGCACCGGCTGATGGACGAGTGCCTGGACAAGAACATGATCGACAAGGACGAGTACCCGCAGACCGCGGAGATTGAAACGCGCTGCGTGAACATGCTCGCCGACCTCTGGCACGCGCCGGACGTGAACAACTCCATTGGCACCTCCACCACCGGCTCCAGCGAGGCGGCGATGCTGGGCGGCCTGGCCCTGAAGTGGCGCTGGCGCAAGCGGCGCGAGGCCGAAGGCAAGCCCACGGACAAGCCCAACCTCATCTGCGGACCGGTGCAGATCTGCTGGCACAAGTTCGCGCGCTACTTCGACGTGGAGCTGCGGCAGGTGCCGCTCGCGCCCGGACGGATGACGCTGACGCCGCAGGAGGTGCTCAAGTATTGCGACGAGAACACCATCGGCGTGGTGCCCACGCTGGGCGTCACCTTCAACCTCGTCTACGAGCCGGTGCAGGCCATCTCGGAGGCGCTGGACGACCTCCAGCGCCGCACGGGCCTGGACATCCCCATCCACGTGGACGCGGCGAGCGGCGGCTTCCTCGCGCCGTTCATCCACAAGGACGTGGTGTGGGACTTCCGCCTCGAACGGGTGAAGTCCATCAACGCCTCCGGCCACAAGTTCGGCCTGACGCCGCTGGGCTGCGGCTGGGTGGTGTGGCGCGACAAGAACGACCTGCCGGACGAGCTGGTGTTCCGCGTGGACTACCTGGGCGGGGACATGCCGACGTTCGCGCTGAACTTCTCGCGGCCGGGCGGGCAGATCGTCATCCAGTACTACAACTTCCTGCGCCTGGGGAAGGAGGGCTACCGGCGCGTGCAGCAGGCGTGCTCGGACACCGCGAACTTCATGGCGAAGGCCATCGAGCAGATCGGCCTCTTCGACATCCTCTACGACGGCCGGGGCGGCGTGCCCGGCGTGTGCTGGAAGATGAAGGACGGCGTGAACCCCGGCTTCACGCTCTATGACCTGGCGGACCGGATGCGCGAGCGCGGCTGGCAGGTACCCGCCTACCCCATGCCCGCCAACCTCCAGGACCTGGTCGTGCAGCGTGTGCTGGTGCGCCACGGCGTCAGCCGGGACCTGGCCACGCTGCTGGTGCACGACCTGGTGGCCAGCATCGAGCACTTCCGCCGCCACCCGGTGGGCACGCCCATGTCGAAGCAAGAGGCGTCCGGCTACCACCACTGA